The genomic interval CAAACTAAACAGAGACATGACAGACCTGTGTGACTTCAGCAGAGGTAACCCAAATGATAACAACAGCACCAATTAGAAGCAATCCAGCTCTGTATCTCCAACCCATAACAAAACTCAGATAGAGGAATCACAAAAAACTTGGAGGATCTGAAAACTAGTCTTGGATCTTTGAAGCTGGGTATGATAATTCCCAGGGTAAAGAGAGATCTTGGGGTGACAGGGTGTGTTGTGAAGTCCAAAAGTGGCGTGTATTTAGGTGAAGGATAGAAGAGACAGAGATGCCGGTTGGAGTGGGCGGCTGGTGGTGTCAAACAACAAACAAGGAATCGGGTTGGTATTGAAAATATTTAATGCCAAAGATTGTGAAGAAAGAGTAGTAACAGATAGGAGGGAAGTGAAAGGGTAACAACTTGACGAAGACGAATAAAGAAAACGTTGCTCTTTATACGTCTGTCTTGGATTCAATTTCTTCAGTTATTATAGTTATTTTCAAACCATTTATTTAGTTTTAAATGTGTCTGTAAAGAAGCTGTACAGTGCATTTGCTCAAAATAGAGAGAAGTGAATCTTTACTTAAATAATAAGAGAAGACCTGAAGTAGTTTTCGGCTTTCAATTACAAATCCATATTTCAATGCACAGTGattaaaaacaattataatgTCAATTTAACTCATATTTAAGGTTTTATTGctcttaattacatttattcTATCCATCaactttctctttttcttgtgTCTTATTACTACTCttcacttcaccaaactcttTCACATTCTTTATAATTATTGCAACAATTCAACTTGAAATTCAAAAAACCTACTCCGATTCTAATGAAAATTGCAGGTAgaaaaatttaaactcaaatttttttatgtatCAAAACTTTTCAAGTTTTAGAATGAAGCATCATCAATTTGAGGGAAAAAAATAATGGTGGCAATGGAGTATTTTTAATGGAGTAGTAATTAGAAGTAGTTGGAAAGACAAATAgcataaaaattaaaacaaattcTCACGATGAAATTCTTTTATTCATGTTATCATTGTGGCTTAAAgataaattaagaaatataAACTAAAACAAAACTTAAAACCTAAAACGACCTGTATAAAAAATTGGAGGGAGTATAAcataatataaattattttcgcATCTTTATAAGACCGATTTATATCTAATGGAATTAGAACGGTGCAAAAGCTAATAGGTAGCAGAGTAAGgtatatttgagagttaatACCGAAATTTGTGTTATCTTCTTTACCTTCTCTTTCTTTCACTTTCTTTGTCTAATCAAAGGTGACATGCTTCTCACACTACCACCTCAAGGAGACATCACattctttaattaatttacaatTCTTCTGTTTCTGtcttatatatttttggtacgatctcctttttttcttctacatacatcacgaaaaaaaaaacaacataacTTCCATTATAACAATATAAGAAAATGTATTCGTGTACCTAAAGAAAACGAGCGTGCGGAAGAGAAAGGGCATGacacatacaaaaaaaattccatataggagaatgaaatatatacatgATATTTAATAGATTCTTATGGTAGTGATGTTCACAaattatgatttattttaGTCTTTCAGCTTAAATAAGCACATAATGAAACCACCATGGCACCATCTATGATGAGGTCATGAGATTTTATGGATATTCTTGCATTATAATACATAAAATTTATACCTTTCCCTTTGCTTAAACATAAATTATGTATCGCACTCTGAGACTTATGAGTCCCTTCCAATCTTCTACACTTTTGTGAGTCAATGGACTAGCTAGTCTTCTCAATTTTTAAATTCTCAATTTATCATTTAATCACTTTGTTTCATAATTCATATAGATTATAAGGTACACTTGATCAATGATCAGTAGTCAGTAGAGGCAGGGGTGATTTCCACCTTGTCTCTCAGACTCTCACCTCACCTTAATGTAGAACTTTTACCATATATAATACCTGGGTTAGTACATGATTAAGCTACACTAAATACTACAATACAAAAGATTGAACCTTTAGCTCCAATCCAATCCAAATTTCAAGGTGAAGAGCCCCATAGCACCTCTGAAACAACAGTGGCAGCCTCTGCTTCAGAAACAGAGGCTTCTCTAACTCTCTTCAGTATCTCCAACTTCACTGCTCTCTTCTCACTCTTCTCCAACCCTTCACCAACTTCAAGTTGCACTGCAAAACCAGCTACACACCccaaaaatggaaactttCCAACACCTTCATCCTCCTTGGACTCATCCCTCAATTCCAACCTCTGCAAATCCATGAGCTTCTTCACCAAACCCTCCTCAAGCATTGCTTCAATCACTTCCTCCCTCGCCAAGATTCCGATTTCGAATATGCAATTCATCGCTGCCGCTTTGATCTTTAACTCCTCGGCGCTCAAAAGTCCTATAATTCTTGGTATTTCCTCATTGATGTCATCCACCAAAGGCGTCCTAATAATCCTGACCAGCGAAGTAAGGACTTGAATCGAACGACATGAACCAATTGAAACCAACGCTCCAATGATCGGACCCATCAAAACCAACCCGACAAAAACGTCCTTGTTGAACTGAACCAGAGCTAGAACAACAGCAGCAGCTTGGTCTTTAACCCAATTCGAATGCAGAGGATCACATATTATAAACTCAACAATGGAGAATACCTTGGCTTTCAAAATCAACTCTTGATACTCCTTATCAAAACCTCTAGACAATCTCGCTTCCAAACCCACCAAAGCTTCTACCTTTTCACCGTCGTCCTCGGACTCATTCATCGTTTGTACGAAGCGCTCTACGTTTTTGCAATCGACATATGCTTGGACTTGAGCTTCAATAGCGTACCCGACTTGGGAGATGTTGTAGTTAGTGATTTGGCGGCGGAGAAGAGACCGCAGGCCGTAGGTTTGCAAGTTTTCGAGCTTTCCAAGGAGGGTTTTAAGGTTGTCGAGTAACTGAGCGAGGTGGAAGAGAGTTGGGTCGGTGGAGATGATCGGGTCGGCTTCAGTTGCGAGCTCTAGAAGAGCTTCGATGGCGGCGTTTGTGTCGGGGTGGTTGTAGATTGTGGCAATGGGGTTGTTTTGGAGGGCCTTTGAGGCTTTGCTTAGAGCTTCTAAAAGCGGCAGAGGGTGGTGGTTTTGGCGGCGGTGGTCTTGAGCTTCTTCGTCGGCCATGGTTGGTTTTTGATGTGGCGTAGAGTGGTGTGCGTGGGTTTGAGGCAGACGGAGGGCCTCTGGCAACCACTTGTCTAAAGGGCAGGGCTACTTGACCAACCATTCAAACAACACTTTGCAAGTTTCAATTTAGAGTATAGCTTACCATCTTGGTTATTTTCCGAGTATAGAGTAATTTATTGCCCACCGACATGTTGGTGTGCCAACTTTCCCATTTGTTGTAGATGTTGGGATGTATATTATGCAAAGTATGCATCAATGTTACCATGTATGCTGGAATTTCCGGTTAAGGACTTGCAAAGTTCAGTTGCAATGCTTTTGaactttaaactatttctTATTTCTTGACAGAAATTTAAACAGTAATGAGAAAACCGGTGTATGAAATGAGGCCGACTTAAGTATAGCGAAAGAATTTAAAGGCATACAAAGTTCGAGTTCTTGACCTCTTTATTATGTTGAGAAACCGCTATATTATGAAAAATCCAGGGAGTGTTCTCCTCAACCTATCACGCCATGAATCCCGTCGGTCGGCGGGGACGTCGGTCCTAAGAAGCGACTTAATGTTACAATGCAGAATGATATAAAAATAACAATAACTTCTTTTTAAGCTCTTTACTCTAGGCTCGTTTAATCTCTTCCAAACTCGACAAATTTAcacttttttataaaaaaatgtataCATGTGTGGGTGAGCAAAACCATGCGCTTAGTAAGTGGGTGATGTAATATGTCACCAAAGCCATGTCATTTTACTCACACTATAAGAAATAGTATATCATATACGCACATTTCACAACAATGCGCCATATCCCACAATCTTTTCTTATTAGTTATCCTTCAATGTAGTGATCCCCACGGGACACCTAAAGACCTCTTGCCCTATACATCTATGAGTCACATCCTTACTTCGACATAACCCAATCAAGAAGTTCACATGTTCCATGACTAGTCAAACAATAACTTTGACATCATAATACGTATAATCTTAACACAGTTCACAAATCGACATGCTTCACTTGAAAATAGATagatatttcacaaatatatcTAAAACATGTCTTTCGATTATTTTAaaatcatataaaaatatttgaaacaCAATACATAAACCACTCACCTCGAAAATATGAATCGTCACCATATCGTAAATCAAGAAACATAAACAAGTCTTCTAAAAATCATCACTGGATTTACCTCAAacctctaaaatagaaaaaaatacGCCTATACGAATCTGTAGCCACTCGCGGATTGTGAATCGGAATTACAGATCAAAAGTTATGATCCGTAAAAGTTTTATcgcaaaattaataaaataatataaaattaaatagagttttgagagatagagaaagagaaaatcAGCCGTGATAAAGGAAAACTGGTCTTAAGAATGCCACGTGTCACTAAATGATTGGTTCATTAGTGAAATGTGTCAACCACCAAATAAAAGCCCACCTATTTGACCCACAAGCTAACACGTGTCCTATGTAACATACCAAAACTCGCGGCTGAAATACTTAGCAATTAAGCTAAGTTTTAGACCAATGAGATGACGCCACGTCATTATTCGatattttttataaattttgaaaaatcattAAAATGAGCTCGAAATTCTGAAAAATGTGGCGAACTTGTGACGACctctattttctatttttcaaaatagaATTCAACCTACCACTAAAGAATTAGgatattacaaaaccaaactCATGAATGCAAGTTATAAAAAGTAATCCCTTCCATATCTACAAGTCTACAACCAGAGACTTACATCAGTGGAGgcaaaaaaatcatttttaattatttgcgCAAAGCGCAATTTTTTTACTATGCTATCTTTAAAATAAGTATGTCGAAATTTATCATAAAAAATAGTGCAAAGAGATGCGAAGCTAAGTACTTGAGATTCTTAGACAGTCGGAAAAAATAATGTGTATTGGAGGACTCACGACAATAAGAGTGCTCTAAAATTGATATGAGAACAATGAGTCAGTATGACTATTGAataaaaaatatgtatatttattcatatattaTCACTTGATCTAGTATTCATATACTTTAATAGTGTTTGGTGCAAATTGTCTTCATCTAATTAATCATTAACTTCAATTAAGCCTTAAATTAGGATtacaaattaataataaaaacaaaaaccctcTAATTCTAATTGTCAAAAGATGAGTGACTTCCCCACCCCCCCCACCGGCGGTTCCGCCTTTGTCTACAAcagtaataaataaaataaaaacatatagcTCATAGCAAAACAATAGCACAAACTACAAGTCTTCATGTAGAGATTTCTGGAATCTAAAACAATATGAACTACatctgacttttttttttttatcataagGAAATTCATTAGAACCCTCTGAAAAACACAGAAGGTAGAGAGTACATCCAAGATAAAAGAACATATGGGAAAAAACTACATCTGACTGGAGTAAGATTTCTATTTGCTTTGGTAGATGAGTAACATCTATTATGTGCAAAGAATGAATGAATTTCCTTTACCTGTCATGCAAAGAAATCTGAACTTCAACTCTAACAAAACTGCAAAAGCACACATTGTTTACATCGTCTTTGATCAAGAAGTATCACGGACTTTATGCTGCGCAACCCATTTGAGACTCATAGTTATCCTTCCAGATTTGGCAATGTCTATGGGAAAACAATCCTGATATTCTCCTTCCATTAAGACCCTGGTGAGTGTCATGATCACTCTTCCTATTCTGTCCTGAAATAATGAAAAGCTATTTCAAGTTTTTTGATACTACAACAATCATAGACACAAGATGATACCAAATCTGAAGATAGATACCTTCCCAAAAGTGTCATGGTCCCAAACTTCGATGATTAACATTTCGTGTAATGCATCCTCCACCATGAAGTCGAATGTCTGATTCCAAACTGGGTTCAAGTTGTTCGTTATGACCTAAGAAACCAGATGATTATGAGTCATAAGGTATAGGAATGAGCAATGCCTGGTAATGATGTCAAGTAATTTAGAAAGAGTAAGTAATTTGGAAAATTAAATCCCACCCTGGTCTTTTGCTTTGCTTCAGATTTCTTCATAAGAAGGACAACAAACGGATCAGCCTTCCCCATAAAATCTACTATTGGTAGGTCTTCTGCAGATATAACTGTTACAGATAATACACCTCTTATAAacatttccttcttcttcttagaGGCCATTTGTCTCAAGTCTGCTTTTGTTAGATTAGTTTCAATCTTCAGAGCCTTTTCCAAAGAGGTCAAGGAGAAGTCGTGATCGAACGGGTTTACAATGTTCCCATCTGTACCAAAAGGGCAGTATAACAGCTCCAAGTGCACCTAGTGTCAAAAGTACAGTGGATTATACCCATTTTTGTCATATATCTCATATAAGGTCTGTGACATATTGAATACggtgaaaataagaaaatgcagATGCAGTTTTCACCTGACCCCGGTACCTAGTATCTCTCTGGATGTCCAAATCCTTCAAAAGTTTTAACCATACATCCTTCACTTTACCAGGCTGGAGTGTACTCAATGGAATACAACAACAGCCAATGAATTCTGCAGCCTGAAGTCCTTCATCATCGAAAATTCTTACTGTCAAGCGTTGAGTTGAATCATCTTCAACCATGAACTCAAAGTGCTCATTCCAAATTGGGTTTAAATCGTTGTCCTGAAGATTAAGGTAAATAATCAATGCATTTaaggaaaaaatatatatacgtacgtaCACCAATTAAAACATGAGTTTTTCTCACAATCACTTTGCTTGTTTTTGTTCTGTCAGGAAGTGGACGTATGAACATCACAGCAAAAGGATCCGATTTTCCTAAAATGTCCTTATTTGTCAACTCCTTGGCTTCCACAAGCTTCACTTCTAATGTTCCAACAGGCTTCAATTCCAAGTCACTGTAACATAACAAGATCTTAGATGAGAAAAGCACTCGTAGATTGAGTCAGAAACATCACTCTAAATTAGGCCATATAATGGTCAATATCTGCAACTCTATAGCATAATTTGTATTAGCAGCTTAGCATGGTTACGCATTGGCTACATATGCTTCAGATTTATGGTGCATAAAAGGTTTCTACCCTTGGTTTACTCAGATGCATGGTAAATAGAaatcgcaatctgattacttggcaataatgaattacaaaacCAGTTAGTGATTACAAAACCATTAGTGCGAAAGGTTGACCCAGAAAACCTCTATAAGCTCCCACATAAGTTTATAGATTCAACTTATAAAGCCATTTAGTGTAAAGTGTAAACACATGAAATTTCTCTATAAATATTTTTCCTAAGCTTTGTCTATTGAATACTTTCCAAGAACAGGTATGAGATAAAAGTTAAATGGATGATATGGTTCTACAGTTTATTCTGAATTTAGCATATACCTGTAATCACCAGGTATAATGGGTATAATGTTACGAACTGGCCAGGTAATACAATCTTCAATAGCATCCCGTATTGTTTcctgaaaatataaatatcgTTTAAAAATAACATTATCTGATGTACTTATCCAAGTATAACTCATTCACTATACTTGTATACGTTGTTTATTATATCCCTatatttttctccattttcctagaacaaatataataatttaacTACAGTGCACAAATACTAAGATACTGTGTTGAAGAAAATTAGTACAGTAACGTCATGTAAAGTGTTTAGTAAGTTTTATGAAATTCTACTAATATGATATAGTTACAGGGATTTTTCCTTCCagttttttaagttttttttttcaacatgaataccaaaagaagatgaacaaTGCTTTATCTAATATTAGTCCAGGGATGACACAAGGGATGAATAAGATTGTAAAAACAGAAGCCTGTTTTATGCAATATGATAAAACTGAGGTTTTATTGAATTGTTACCTTACTTTCGTCGCTTTCAAGACTAGTAGTTGACTAGTTTCCTTATAAAGGAAGAACTTTTTAGAATGGTGATCAAAGAATTGAAGTGCTATTATTAGTGAAGGATTAGAAGGCCATATCACCCATATGCCAAACTACTGTTATtgaaagggaaacaaaaactaaTGCTACAATGAACCAAAAATGAAACCAGTGATGGGTTATAGGAGATGTCAAAGTTAGCTCAAACCTCAAGAGCCTCGGAAATTCCTGGGATTGATGATATCTCACTACCGGAGACTTTGAACACGAAGTCCAGTTTTTTCTGCAGGCAGAAACAAACTATATGatatcaaaaccaaaaatatGAGATGCATGTGGTAATGAAcacaaaaatgataaattcACACCTTTTCTCTTAAGGAATATGCAATAGCTCCAAAACAAGGAAACTGGTCAATTAGTGGTTTCAACATTACCCTAAAAACCCCAGTGAATCCAATATCTTTCACCtagatgaaatttcaaaatgaaaaagacGACAAGGTGAGATTGAAACTTTCATTAGATTGTAAAAATCTCTATGTATGAAACACAACATATTATGGATATTCAAGAAGACATGCATGGACATACACTACAACAAGATGCTGAAATGGGGGAACTCAATGCAGAAGTACATGCAGGTCCTAAAAATTGTAAGCAGGGGACGAGTGACTGATGTATAACATATCTTTCCAGAGATGCAGAGAGTTAGGCCTGTGTTTTAAATTGTACAAATGTACAGTAGTTTAAATAAAACATATGGTTAGTAAGTAGTAACTTCTACAGGTTAGTATAATTGGGACATAAAATTCGGTAAAAGTAGTTTTATGCTAAAATCAAACTCCCCAGAAACTTTCCCTCAAATTTTTTACCAAAAACTATGATGTAgcaggaaaagaaaagagctCATTGCAGAAACAAGACATTTACATAACAAAAATGCTTGCATAGTTGCATTGATAGAATATTTCCCAGACAAAAATCTGGTATGGCATGCATTTTCTTTATATACCTTTCTGCTCTTTAATTACAACTTAGTGTGAGCTTCATGAATTACTCTTAACCGTATACAAGCATTAAATCAAACAGTACCTCTACAGGTAGTGCAAGACCAACTCTGGTATTGATATCAAGTACAATATCTGGATCACCATCCCATTGTATCTCAAACTCAATGGTGATTCCCCCAGGTCCACATTCACTTTCAACAAGGGAAATTCCTAAAACAGGATATCAAGAACTTATATAAGTGCTACTGTGCTAAACAGAAGTCGACTAACAGGTTCAGCTTTTCCTCATTAGATGTATTCTGAAAGGGTCAactctgtatatatatatatatctatggcTAGATATCATAATCAAATTTCATACTTCATACTTGCTAACACCCAACTTTCTACAGTGAATACTTGCAAATCAGGAA from Argentina anserina chromosome 2, drPotAnse1.1, whole genome shotgun sequence carries:
- the LOC126782940 gene encoding synaptotagmin-4-like, with amino-acid sequence MGFILGLFIGIVFGIGLIMAFVRGESRRSKRRSDLAKTIAALARMTVQDSRKLLPPQFYPSWVVFTQQQKLTWLNQHLDKIWPFVNEAASELIKSNVEPILEQYTPAVLDSLKFSTLTLGTVAPQFTGISLVESECGPGGITIEFEIQWDGDPDIVLDINTRVGLALPVEVKDIGFTGVFRVMLKPLIDQFPCFGAIAYSLREKKKLDFVFKVSGSEISSIPGISEALEETIRDAIEDCITWPVRNIIPIIPGDYSDLELKPVGTLEVKLVEAKELTNKDILGKSDPFAVMFIRPLPDRTKTSKVIDNDLNPIWNEHFEFMVEDDSTQRLTVRIFDDEGLQAAEFIGCCCIPLSTLQPGKVKDVWLKLLKDLDIQRDTRYRGQVHLELLYCPFGTDGNIVNPFDHDFSLTSLEKALKIETNLTKADLRQMASKKKKEMFIRGVLSVTVISAEDLPIVDFMGKADPFVVLLMKKSEAKQKTRVITNNLNPVWNQTFDFMVEDALHEMLIIEVWDHDTFGKDRIGRVIMTLTRVLMEGEYQDCFPIDIAKSGRITMSLKWVAQHKVRDTS